From one Lolium rigidum isolate FL_2022 chromosome 4, APGP_CSIRO_Lrig_0.1, whole genome shotgun sequence genomic stretch:
- the LOC124706613 gene encoding protein LATERAL ROOT PRIMORDIUM 1-like, translated as MVLVAPTAFHHHHHQQHQQHQRAAAAAADAGGGGDHPGFALLSAGQCAALDDQAKAGSAIQFWQAHSQPTTPPPAGAGASKKPAPAIDYGGGGSSGSGGSTTCTDCGNQAKKDCPHQRCRTCCKSRGYDCTTHVRSTWIPAARRREKQQHPGGDGNVSPPAAPAAAASKKPRLLSSQTTTATPSTSNGTSSSQQDAPFRDSLPRQLRAPAVFRCVRVTSVEDGEDEFAYQAAVCINGHIFKGFLYDQGADEGRAGNDDHASGHAHAAAVRSISDLHLGSASAVPPDMYNTVSGPLILGGLGYGNTIN; from the exons atggtcctcgtcgcccccACTGccttccaccatcaccaccaccagcagcaccagcagcaccaaagggctgcggctgctgcggcggatgccggcggcggcggtgaccaCCCCGGGTTCGCGCTGCTATCCGCGGGGCAGTGCGCCGCGCTCGACGACCAGGCCAAGGCCGGCAGCGCCATCCAGTTCTGGCAGGCGCACTCGCAgcccaccacgccgccgccggcgggggcCGGAGCCAGCAAGAAGCCCGCGCCCGCGATCGACTACGGCGGGGGCGGTTCttccggctccggcggctccACCACGTGCACCGACTGCGGCAACCAGGCGAAGAAGGACTGCCCGCACCAGCGGTGCCGCACCTGCTGCAAGAGCCGCGGCTACGACTGCACCACCCACGTCCGGAGCACCTGGAtccccgccgctcgccgccgcgagAAGCAGCAGCATCCCGGCGGCGATGGCAACGTGTCCCCTCCCGCCGCACCTGCCGCGGCAGCCTCCAAGAAGCCCCGCCTCCTCTCCTCCCAGACCACCACGGCCACCCCGTCCACCTCCAACGGCACCTCCTCCAGCCAACAAG ACGCGCCGTTCAGGGACAGCCTGCCGCGGCAGCTGCGCGCGCCGGCGGTGTTCCGGTGCGTGCGGGTCACGTCCgtggaggacggcgaggacgagtTCGCGTACCAGGCAGCGGTGTGCATCAACGGCCACATCTTCAAGGGCTTCCTCTACGACCAGGGCGCCGACGAAGGCCGCGCCGGCAACGACGACCACGCCAGCGGCCACGCGCACGCGGCCGCCGTGCGCAGCATCTCCGACCTACACCTCGGCAGCGCCTCCGCGGTGCCGCCCGACATGTACAACACCGTCAGCGGCCCGCTAATTCTCGGCGGGCTGGGCTATGGTAACACCATCAACTGA